DNA from Pseudomonas putida:
CCTGTTCGCCGATGAGCAGACCATCGAAGCCGCCAAACGCCGCTCCTATCAGCGCGGCGTGCTGGACGGTGGCGAGGTGGCACGGATCTTTGCCTGGATGCGGCCCAACGACTTGATCTGGAACTACTGGGTCAACAACTACCTGCTCGGCAAGACACCGCCGGCTTTCGATATCCTGTACTGGAACGCCGACAGCACGCGCCTGCCCGCCGCGCTGCATGGCGACCTGCTGGAGTTCTTCAAGCTCAACCCCTTGACCTACCCGGCCGGGCTGGAAGTGTGCGGCACGCCCATCGACCTGCAGCAGGTCAACCTGGACAGCTTTACCGTGGCCGGCAGCAACGACCACATCACCCCATGGGACGCGGTGTACCGCTCGGCCTTGCTGCTGGGTGGCGAGCGGCGCTTCGTGCTGGCCAACAGCGGGCATATCCAGAGCATCATCAACCCGCCCGGCAACCCCAAGGCTTACTACCTGGCCAACCCCAGGCTGAGCAGCGACCCCCGCGCCTGGTTCCACGACGCCAAACGCAGCGAAGGCAGCTGGTGGCCGTTGTGGCTGGAGTGGATCACTGCACGCTCCGGCCCGCTCAAGGCGCCGCGCAGCGAGCTGGGCAATACCACTTACCCACCGCTAGGCCCCGCGCCAGGCACCTATGTGCTGACCCGATGAGCATGCTGACTGGATGAAAACCCGCGACCGTATCCTGGAATGCGCCCTGCAGCTGTTCAACCAGCAGGGCGAACCCAACGTCTCCACCCTGGAAATTGCCAACGAAATGGGCATCAGCCCAGGCAACCTGTATTACCACTTCCATGGCAAGGAACCCTTGGTATTGGGCCTTTTCGAGCGTTTCGAGGAAGCGCTGATGCCCTTGCTCGACCCTCCCCTGGATGTGCGCCTGGATGCCGAGGACTATTGGCTGTTCCTGCACTTGATCGTCGAGCGCATGTCACAGTACCGCTTCCTGTTCCAGGACCTGTCCAACCTGACCGGGCGCCTGCCCAAGCTGGCCCGTGGCATGCGCGGCCTGATCAATGCGCTCAAACGCACACTCGCGGCGCTGTTGGCCAGCCTCAAGGGCCAGGGGCTGGTAGAGAGTGAGACCCAGGCGCTGGGGCAGCTGGTGGAGCAGATCACATTGACGCTGATGTTTTCGCTGGATTACCAGCGGGTGCTGGGGCGCGAGGGGGATGTGGGGATCGTGGTGTACCAGGTGATGATGCTGGTGGCGCCGCATCTGCAGGCGCAGGCACGGGCGGCGGCAGAGCAATTGGCGGTGCGCTATCTGGAAGGATAAACCTGCTGTTTCGGCGCAGAGGCCTTCGCGGGCATGCCCGCCCCCACAGGGCCTGCGCTGACCTGCTGATCGGCACTGTACCTGTGGGAGCGGGCAAGCCCGCGAAGAAGGCGACGCGGTATCAGATCAGGGTACCGGTGCCAGTCGGAGCCGACGGCGTGCTGCTTGCCGGGGCGGCGGCAGGTGCCGGTGCTGCGGTCGCGGCCGGTGCGGCGCTGGCCGCTGGAGCTGCAGGCTTCGCGGCTGCCGGTTTGGCCGGTGCCTTCTTCACTGCGGGTTTCTTCGCTGCCGCTGGTTTGGCTGCTGCCGGTTTCGCCGCAGGCTTGGCTGCCACGGGTATGGCTGCTGGCTTGGCCGCAGGTTTGGCCGCCGCAGTTTTAGCTGCAGGTTTTGCCGCCGCAGGCTTGGCCGCTGCGGCCTTGGCCAATGGCTTGGTTGCTGCCTTGCTCGCAGCCGGTTTGGCCGCGGCAGTGCGCGACGATATCGGCGTAACCGAAGCACCGGTCAGTTTCTCGATCTGCTTGGTCAGGCTATCCACCTGCTGATGCAGGGCCTTGATCTCGTTGCGGCTCGGCACGCCCAGGCGTGAGATGGCGCTGTTCAGACGCTTGTCGAAAGCCTCTTCGAGCTCGCTCCACTTGCCCAGCGCACGGTCCTTCACACCAGACACACGCGAAGTGGTCGATGATTTGGCGGATTCGGCTACTTCTTCAGCCGTCTTCTTCGCCTGCTTCTCGGCCTTCTCGCCATCTTTCACCAGCGTGTCGAACAGCTTCGGGCCGTCCTGGTCGATCTTCGAATAGATACCCAGCCCCGCCAGCCAGATCTTGCGGGAGTATTTCTCGATCCCGCCGACCCAGGAGCTGCCTTCTTTTTCGGTGTTCTTCTTGCCAGCCATCCTGCTCTCCTTATGGTTTGTGCGCGACGCGTTCAAGCAGTTCGTGCAGCTGTTCAAGCTTGATCGACAACGCCTCAACGTCATGTTTAGACGGAATGCCGAGGCGATTCAAGGCGCGCCCTACCCGTGCGTCGAAAGCTTTTTCGATCTTGTCGAGTTGAATCTCTACCTTGCCGCGTACGCGACTGACTTCTTCAGCGGCTTCATCGATCTGGTTGTTGGCAGCATCGAGCTCTTTGTCGATACGTTTCTTGCCACGCTTCTCGACGCCTTCGCCGGCCTTGACCAGCTCCTGGAAATAATCGGAGCCTTCCTGGCCCACGCGCGCATAAGCGCCGATGCCAGCCAGCCAGATCTTGCGCGCGTAGCCGCGCACTTCGCCCAGCGTACCCAGGGCGTCGTCCTTTTTCTTCACAGTCACTTTGGCCATGCTCTGTACCTCATGCTCATGAGTGGAGGAGGAACCGCCCATGGAGGCTGGGCTTGAGCATAAGGTAGAGGCTGTAATTAGAATCTTCACCCTAAGATCGCCACGCTGACTTATCTACCGCCACTGCTTCAGGTTGGCGTTTCAGCATTCGGCTCCCTTTGACCGGAGCCACAAACCATGCCCCAATCACTGCCCCTGGCATACCTATCATTCAAGCAACAGGTAGCGCAGCAGTTCGCCAACCGCCCCAGCCTGCGCGAAGTCGTAGCCAGCGCAGGTTACGACGCACTCGTGGCACGCTACCCATGGACCCGCGAAAACCACCCAGAGCTGCGCTCCATAGCGGGCTTCAGCATCCTGCATAGCCTGGATGAAGAGCTACCTGCACAGCAAAGCAACTTGGTGGACACACTGCTCGAACATTTTCTCAGCGGCCAGCCCATGGCGCTCGAGCCCACGGATCAGCTCAGCCTGAACCCACCAACCGTCTTTCGCCCCCAGCATGTCGCGCCGGCCATCGATATTCGCATGGCCGACCTGAACACTGACTACGACGATGTGCTGGCAACCCTTTGCGAGACATTTCAGCAGGCACAGATCAGTTACTGGAACGGCCGCGACGGTGACTCGGACGTAACCCGCCTTCAGTGGATGAAACAGGTACTCAAGGCCGCACTGCTCGCCACGCTTGAGCACCAAGGCCTGGACAGTGATCAGAAGGCCTTGCTGTACACCCTGCTCGCTCGATCCCATACAACGGTAGACGTACAGGCTTTGCAGGTTTCGCTCGGCAACCCAGGCAACGTGGCCCATGAGGTGTTGCCGGACCTGCTCATCACGGGCAAAAAAGATGCACGCGATCTGGTTCTGTGGTGCAGCCCCTCCGGTACCGTGCGCGGTTTCAACGGGCTCAGCGCGTTCGCCGCCGCCCTGCGCGACGAGCTTTCCGAGCACCATGCGTTCGATACGATGACCTGGGCCTGCGCGGCATTGACCGAAGACCCGTTCGCCTATCAGGCCCGGCAATTGCTCAACGGCCTGCTGCAAAAGATTGACCGGGTGCAGCTTGGCACTATCGAACATGTTGTTGATCTGGAGCGCGTATTCAGCAAGCTGAGCGACCCCTCATCGATATTCCCGGCGAGCTTTCGTATCGAACGGTCGGCACCCTCGATCACGCTGCCTGACTGGCTTGAAAAAGCCACGGCAACTGACCGCTTCCAATACCACATGGCACTGCTGGAGCTAACGGCAGGGCACATGCTGGCACGCGGTGAAACCTCCCTGGACGGGATCGAAGACTTGCAGCACTACACGGCTCGCCGCCTGCGCGAGCAAATGCGTCATGACCACCCGAACCAGCCGCTTTGCGACCCTGACCAGGTGCGGATCACGATTTCACAAGTCGTGCAGGTGTCCTCCGTGGGGCCCGCAAAGCTTGAGTACCTGAAAACCATCAGCCTGACCGAGCTGGCCATCTCACGTTTGCCATTGGGTAGCGACCAGGTGGCTTCGGCGGTTCAACTGGCCGGGCAACAGCCGCCCGGCAGTTGGATGGACCTTGATTATGTCGATGCACTGATCACTGCCGTGGATGTCGGAGGCCAGTACCCGAAGTATGTCCACGACCAGTTGCAGACGGGTTCTGAGAACGACGAACGTCGCCAGCGCTTTGCTGAAGAATGGCGTGTTGCGCTACTGCTTAGCGCGCTACAGGCCAAGATCACGGGGCAGTTGAACGAGCGCACCTGGCAGGCCGTTGCGGATTTTTGCCGCCGTGAAGCCCATGCCAGTACATCGCTGAAGATGGGGCCACTGTCATTGTGCAGCGTGCCGGGTGGCCCAAAGACCAACCTGGTGCATGGCATGTTCGTCATCGAAGTACCCGCAACTGGGGCCTGGATACTCTACCGGCCCTTGTTTGCCAGGCAGGCCATCAGGCAGTTCGACAGCCGCAGCCAATTGATGACGAGCATTCGGACCGAACACACCCTGCAGCAAGAAGTCCTTGACTGGCTGGATGACGATGCCCGCCCCATTTATGCCAATGATGGTTTCACCCACCCACACTTGCATGCTGGTCTCGCTGAACTGGCCCACCTGTTGGGACCTGGCCCTGGGCTGGCCGCTGATGCCCTCGAGCGCTTGCGAGCACCTGCCACATTGGCTTTCACGCCATGGTCAGGCGATGTGGACAGTTCGATGTACCAGGCCAGGGCGAGCGTTCTCCTGCTACTGGCCTCACGGCAGAGCCTCTCCAATGCCCAGCAACGCTGGGCTTTGGTCGTGCGGCTCGCATGGCTGGCGTTCAACACGGTCACGCCACTGCTGCGTGGGCCGGCAGGTCTGCTGGCCTGGTTGGTAGAAGCCCTGCTCGCCATCAAGGATGACCTGACAGCCTTGACCCAGGGTAGCGACGAAGAAAAGTTGCTCGCCGGTGCCGACATCCTGCTGAACCTGGCCATGCTGCTGGCCCACGGGCCCGGTACTGCCGAGCACGAAGCTGAACTGCCGCTTCAGCCCGAACCGCGCCGTGCTCGCAGCGCAATTGCACAGCAGCCGTCCGAACAGGAAACCTGGCAAGCTCCTGCCGAGCAGTCCCGGCCCGCACCAATCCACATCAGCCAATGGGGCCACGACCAACGGCTCGGCAACCTGCCCCGCGAAGCCCGTGCGGCGCTCGCCACCTTACGCGCCAAGATCAGCCTTAACGAGCAGACTGCGCTGGCCAGCGGCCGTCTGCGGGGCCTGTACAAGGTTGAGGACCGCTACTACGTGAAATTGCAGGATGTCGCCTACGAGGTCGAAGAAAGTTGGAGCGGCGTACGCATCATCGGACCGCAGGTCAGTCACAGCGAATGGTCGCAGTCATGGGGTGCAGCCCCTGACGGCTACTACATTGTCGGCCGCGAACGCAGCCGCGGCCCTTGGCTGACGCGCTGGAACGGAGAATGGATGCTCGACCTGCACCTGTCGGGCGGTATGCCGAGAACAGCCAAGGCACTGATCGACGAAAAAAAACAAGCGCTGAAGAAAATGCAGGAAGACCGAGCGGCGAATGACAAAAAGCTCACCAACACAGAAATATTCCTCGACGGCTATCTGCAACGGGTAAAGCCATATGACGAGGCATACCTGGCATTTCAGCGATCCCTCGATGCCTACCCCGACACAGCCCTCGACGACCTGCCGGAGGAGCTGCAAGCAAGGCGGCGGGCACTGCGCACGCTGCGCAACGAGTCACGTGCGAACTTTGATGTGCTCGCCCTCACCTACGAAAAACAGGCCGAGCTGATAAGGAATCAAGCGCAGCTCTTCGCCAGCATGAGTGACCCCAAATACGCCAGATTCGACCCCAACGCAGTGGCCTCCTTCGCCCGTGGGCAATGGTGGGAACAGTTGCTTACCGCCGACTTGCATCAGTTCCACCGACTGCTCGATATGAATGACTATGCCGCACTTAAAGACCAGTCACGTCGGCTCTTGCAGTTACCCTTCGGCCAGGAGCAGGCACAGCTGTACCTGGACTACAGCAAGAAGGTCGAAGCAGCACTGGCCACCCATAGACGCCTCTTCAACGTCAGCCAACGCCTTGACCACAACCTCAGCGAGGCACTGACAGATGGGCAGATCCAGTTCTCTGGCAAACGCAAGAAGCTCGATGTCATCATCAACAACCGGCGATATTCCACACTGATGGTCCGAGCTCAGATCCTGAGCGACCTGTATCAGTTGGTCGTGAGCAGAGATCAGCTAACTGCGGAGGACTTCGAAAGTGTCCTGCTCTCGCATAAAACCCTGCGTAACAAGCCACTGCACGAAGCGCTGCTTAGCCACGACAGCCTGGCTGCAGCCCAGCTGGCCCCAGAAGAACAGAAAGAGCCACTGGAAAGCGCGTTAGGCGAATACAAACTGTCACTGGGCAATGCCGAGTATTTGCTTTCACGCAACATTCCGGCGGTGAACAGCAGCAAACTCAACGAATACATCGCAGAGCTGAATGCACTGATAACCCTGACTGAGCGTGACTTGGCCGCCACTTCTGCCGCGGCCGATCTGCAGGAAACAGCGCTCGAACAGCCGCTGACCCACAAAGTGCGATCTGTGAAACGCAAGGTTATCCGCACCAGCCGGGGCAAATCAGTGGTGGTCGAAGAAACCAAGGACGGCGACGAAGCCGTGCAGGTCGACCCGTTGACCGAAAAAACGGTTGCGCGCTATCAGCAACAAGGTGATCACTGGGAAGCGGTGCCGCAAGCTGCGTCAGCACCCGACTACACGCGCTTGCGCCGCACCGGCGCCGACCTGCTGGCTCAGAAAGATACCAGGATCGCCCACGCCTCCCGCCACCTGGACGGGCCAAACAGCCTGGCGGACCAGCTTGATTTCTACATTCAGGACATGGCAGACATCGCCGACGCGTTGCGCGCCGGCCCGGACCAAGGGCATGCACTGGCCACCAGGCTGGACCTGGCAGTTACCGAAGTGCGGGCAGAAAAAAAGCGCCTCTTGACCACCGCCTACCTGGGCACTCAGCACCCGGACAGCAAGGCCCTGCATTTCCTCCTGGAGGCAAACGAAATCGAGGTCAAGCTCACCAGGGCCCGCAAAAGGCTCAAGGCCAATGACTTTCTGGATGTCTATGACGTTTATCGCCTGGAACCCAGGCAGAAGCTCTGGGAAGCGCATTTCCACTACACCAGCGCAAATGCCAACCCACGGCGCTTTGCCAAAGGCCATTTGAAGTTCCCGAACACCATGAGCCGCGACGAGCGTTTGCAACGCGCACAGGCCCCGGCAGAGCGATACGAAATCTACCGGGGTGATCTGCGCCTCGAGCAGGTCGAGGACATCATCCCGTTCCCCGATAGCTGAAGGCCGCGGGCGTCAGGCCAGCGCCTTGTCCAGCGCCCGCTCGATCTCACCCTTGATGGTGGCGCTCATCATCGACAGCATCATGCCCAGCTTCAGTTCCACGCGGATGCTGTCATCAAAGATGTGCACACTGCCATTGGCGCCGCTGCGGGCCACATCGACCCGGTCACCGTTCCAGGTGGCCTTGAGGTCATATTCGCGGCTGAGCTTGTCGACCAGCGCTTCGGCCTTGGCGCGGGCGGCATCGCGGCCGAGGGAGTGTTTGCGTTCGACGCTGATCTGGGTCATGCGGGCATTCCTGAAGATGTAGACATAATTGGCATTATGCCCGCCCCTGCCCACTGGCACACCCCGCCAAGACAAATCCGCCCGTTCGCCCTAGAATGGCGGTAATTTTTTTCGGTGAAGCGATATGAACGACCAGCGCAAAGGCGACCACGCCGAACCCACCACTCATTTTGGCTACCAGGACGTGCCTGAAAGCCAGAAGGCGAAGAAAGTCGCCGAAGTGTTCCACTCGGTAGCCGCCAAGTACGACCTGATGAACGACGTGCTGTCCGGCGGCATGCACCGGCTGTGGAAGCGCTTTACCATCGAGCTGTCGGGTGTGCGCAGCGGCAACCGCGTACTGGACATTGCCGGCGGCACCGGTGACCTGGCGGCCAAGTTCTCGCGCCTGGTAGGCCCGACCGGGCAAGTGGTACTGGCCGACATCAACGATTCGATGCTCAAGGTTGGCCGTGACCGCCTGCTTGACCGTGGTGTGGCCGGCAACATCGAGTTCGTCCAGGCCGACGCCGAAAAGCTGCCGTTCCCGGACAACCACTTCGACTGCGTGACCATCGCCTTCGGCCTGCGCAACGTCACCCACAAAGACGAAGCCATCCGTTCGATGCTGCGCGTGCTCAAGCCCGGTGGCCGCCTGTTGATCCTGGAGTTCTCCAAGCCGACCAACAAGCTGATGTCCAGGGCCTACGACGCTTACTCGTTCGCCTTCATGCCGCTGGCCGGCAAGCTGATCACCAATGACGCCGAGAGCTACCGTTACCTCGCCGAGTCGATCCGCATGCACCCGGACCAGGAAACCCTCAAGAGCATGATGGTCGAGGCCGGCTTCGACCGCGTCACCTACCACAACATGACCAGCGGTATCGTTGCCGTACACCGGGGGATCAAGCCCTGATGCTGCTGGCCGGGCTGCTCGCCAGCGTCGAACATGGCCTGAACCGCGTCCTGCGCATGGACAGCACGGCCCTGCCGCGCCTGGCCGCGCTGGAAGGCAAGGTCATCGAGATCGACTGCCGCCAACCGGCCCTGCAGGTGTTCATCCTGCCCGATGAAGACGGCCTGATGCTCGCCGCCCACTGGGAGGGCGAAGTCGACTGCAGCCTGCGTGCCCCGGCTGGCAGCCTGGCGCAGCTGGCCCTGGCCAGGGACAAGACCGCTGTGCTGCACAGCCCGCAGGTCGAGCTGCATGGCGACAGTGCCGTACTGCTCGACCTGTTCGGCGTGCTGCAGGACCTGGAGCTGGACTGGGAGCACGAGCTGCAACGCTGGCTCGGCCCCGTCGCCACGGCCATGCTGGCCGGCCATATCCGCCTGCGTGCACGCTGGACCCGCCAAGGCCTGGCACGTTTCAGCCAGAACCTGTCCGAGTACCTGGCCGAAGAGTCCCGCACCCTGGTCGGCAAGCGCGAAGCCGAAGCCGCCTTCAGCGAACTCGATGCCCTGAAGCTCGATACAGAACGCCTCGAGGCGCGCCTCAAGCGCCTCTCCCGATCCCTTGATACCAGCGATAACGCATGAAGCTGCTCGCCGTCCGCCGTCTTTTTCGCATCCAGCGTGTGGTGATCCGCTACCGTCTCGATGACCTGTTGTTCGAACAGCCACTGCTGCCTTGGTGGCTGGCCAGCCTGCGCCTGCTGATGCCGTGGCGCTGGCTGCCCCGCAAGCCCACCGAACTCAGCCGTGGCGCGCGCCTGCGCCTGGCGCTGCAGGACCTGGGGCCGATCTTCATCAAGTTCGGCCAACTGCTGTCCACCCGCCGCGACCTGCTGCCCACCGACATCGCCGACGAGTTGATGCTGCTGCAGGACCGTGTGCCACCGTTCGACCCGCAAAAAGCCGTGGCGTTGATCGAGGAACAGCTCGGTGCAAAAGTCGGCGAGGTGTTCAGCCGCTTTGACGTCGAGCCACTGGCCTCGGCCTCGGTGGCCCAGGTACATGCCGCCCGCCTGAAAACCGGTGAAGAGGTGGTGGTCAAGGTGGTACGCCCGGGCCTGAAGCCGGTCATCGCCCAGGACTTGGCCTGGCTGTTCCTGATCGCCAAGGCCGCCGAGCGAGCCTCGGCCGATGCCCGTCGCCTGCACCCGGTGGAAATCGTCGGCGACTACGAAAAGACCATCTACGACGAACTCGACCTGCTGCGCGAGGCGGCCAACGCCAGCCAGCTGCGACGCAACTTCGAAGGCTCCGAGCTGATGTACGTGCCCCAGGTGTACTGGGACCTGTGCCGCCCCAAGGTGCTGGTAATGGAGCGCATCTACGGCGTACCGGTAACCGACATGGTCACCCTGGCCGACCAGCGCACCGACATGAAGCTGCTGGCCGAGCGTGGCGTGGAGGTGTTCTTCACCCAGGTGTTCCGCGACAGCTTCTTCCACGCCGACATGCACCCCGGCAACATCTTCGTCAGCACGGTCAAACCGTGGAGCCCGCAGTACATCGCCATCGACTGCGGCATCGTCGGCAGCCTGACCGCCGAGGACCAGGACTACCTGGCGCGCAACCTGATTGCCTTCTTCAAGCGTGATTACCGCCGCGTCGCCCAGTTGCACATCGATTCGGGCTGGGTGCCGGCGCACACCAAGGTCAACGAGTTCGAAGCGGCGATCCGCACCGTGTGCGAGCCGATCTTCGAAAAACCGTTAAAGGATATTTCCTTCGGCCAGGTGCTGATGCGCCTGTTCCAGACCGCGCGGCGCTTCAACATGGAAGTACAACCGCAGCTGGTACTGCTGCAGAAGACCCTGCTCAACATCGAAGGGCTGGGCCGCCAGCTGTACCCTGACCTGGACCTGTGGAGCACCGCCAAACCGTTCCTTGAACGCTGGATGCGCGATCGCTACAGCCCAAAGGCCGTGTTCGGCAACATTCATGGGCAGGTCGAGCAGTTGCCGCACCTGGCCAACATGGCCCGCGACCTGCTCGAACGCCTGTCGCAGCCGCACCTGAACGACCCGCAACTGCCGGAGCGTCGCCGCCAGGGTGACCGCTGGGCACTGCGCCTGCTGGGTGCCGGCCTGCTCGGCGGTGGTGCGGTATTGGCCGCAGGCGCCGCCGAGGCCGCGAGCCTGGCCGGCCCTGCTGCCTGGCCGGCCTGGCTGATGCTGGCCGCCGGCCTTTACCTGATCGTGCGCCAATAGCCAGCCGCGCCCGTGGCTGGCACACTAGCGCAAAGGGCCCGGTACAGGAGCGGGCCCGCTTTGGAGTCGACGATGAAAGACTGGCTGGACGAGATCAAGTGGAACAGCGATGGCCTGGTACCGGCGATCGCCCAGGACCACAAGACCGGACGCGTGCTGATGATGGCTTGGATGAACCGTGAATCGCTGGCCCTGACCGCCACCGAGCAACGCGCCATCTACTGGTCGCGTTCGCGCGGCAAGCTGTGGCGCAAAGGCGAGGAATCCGGGCACGTGCAAAAGCTGCATGAGCTGCGCCTGGACTGCGACGCCGACGTGATCATCCTGATGGTCGAGCAACTGGGCCATATCGCCTGCCATACCGGCCGTGAAAGCTGCTTCTACCGCGTGTATGAAGACGGCCAGTGGAAAATCGTCGACCCGGTCCTGAAGGACCCGGATGCCATCTACAGCGCAGGACACTGACATGAGCGACACCCTCAACCGCCTGGCCGAAGTGCTTGAAGAACGCAAGCACGCGGCGCCTGACAGCTCCTATGTGGCCAGCCTGTACCACAAGGGCCTGAACAAGATTCTCGAAAAGCTCGGCGAAGAGTCGGTCGAAACGATCATTGCTGCCAAGGATGCCGAGCACAGCAAGGATTACAGCGATGTCATCTACGAAACCGCCGACCTGTGGTTTCATAGCCTGGTGATGCTCAGCGCACTGGGCCAGCATCCACAAGCCGTACTCGATGAGCTGGAGCGCCGTTTCGGGCTTTCCGGGCACGATGAAAAGGCCGCGCGTCAGCCCTCGGCTTGAGCACAAAGCATTCTAGGAGAGCACCATGGGTATTTTTGACTGGAAACACTGGATCGTCCTGTTGGTCGTCGTGGTCCTGGTGTTCGGCACCAAGAAGCTGAAAAACTTCGGCAGCGACCTGGGCGAATCGATCAAGGGCTTCCGCAAGGCCATGAACGAAGAAGACCAAGCCAGCCGAGCAAACGCCGCCGCCTGCCCAGCCCGTGCCACCGGTGCAAAACACCGCGCAGCCGCAGCAAGGCCACACCATCGATGGCCAGGCCCAACCGGTCCAAGAGCCGCAGCGGAAAGACTGACCCATGTTCGGCATCAGTTTCAGCGAGCTGCTGCT
Protein-coding regions in this window:
- a CDS encoding phosphoribosyl-ATP diphosphatase is translated as MSDTLNRLAEVLEERKHAAPDSSYVASLYHKGLNKILEKLGEESVETIIAAKDAEHSKDYSDVIYETADLWFHSLVMLSALGQHPQAVLDELERRFGLSGHDEKAARQPSA
- the hisI gene encoding phosphoribosyl-AMP cyclohydrolase — protein: MKDWLDEIKWNSDGLVPAIAQDHKTGRVLMMAWMNRESLALTATEQRAIYWSRSRGKLWRKGEESGHVQKLHELRLDCDADVIILMVEQLGHIACHTGRESCFYRVYEDGQWKIVDPVLKDPDAIYSAGH